One window of the Mycobacterium sp. SVM_VP21 genome contains the following:
- a CDS encoding DUF899 domain-containing protein, whose amino-acid sequence MTGFKAPPIVDHQAWQRELDALRVREKAATRELDAIAALRRRLPMVAMDDYVLDGERGPVRLPEVFEGKSQLIVYHHMWSPGQEWQCPGCTGYTAQFTRLDFLDAYDARFVIVTQGPIDEAIAYKRRVGNQMAWYSTANSPFGADVGVPPGGQFAVNVFLRQGDTVYRTWFTNHRGVEQLSHVFPLIDVLPYGRQEQWQDSPDGWPQGPTYSRWASSPEIAALYGSNS is encoded by the coding sequence ATGACTGGTTTCAAGGCGCCGCCGATCGTGGATCACCAGGCCTGGCAACGGGAACTCGACGCGTTGCGCGTCCGGGAGAAGGCGGCCACCCGTGAACTAGACGCGATCGCAGCGCTGCGCCGGCGCCTGCCGATGGTCGCCATGGACGACTATGTGCTCGATGGTGAGCGGGGGCCGGTGCGCCTGCCTGAGGTATTCGAGGGCAAGAGTCAACTGATCGTCTACCACCACATGTGGTCGCCGGGTCAGGAATGGCAGTGCCCGGGGTGCACCGGCTACACCGCGCAGTTCACCCGACTCGACTTCCTCGACGCCTATGACGCACGGTTCGTCATCGTGACGCAGGGGCCGATCGACGAAGCGATCGCGTACAAGCGGCGTGTCGGCAATCAAATGGCGTGGTACAGCACTGCCAACAGTCCGTTCGGGGCTGATGTCGGGGTACCGCCGGGCGGCCAGTTCGCGGTGAATGTCTTTCTCCGCCAGGGTGATACGGTCTACCGCACCTGGTTCACCAACCACCGCGGGGTTGAACAACTCAGCCACGTGTTTCCGCTGATCGACGTGCTGCCCTATGGGCGTCAGGAACAGTGGCAGGACTCGCCCGACGGCTGGCCGCAGGGCCCCACCTACAGTCGCTGGGCCAGCTCGCCGGAGATCGCTGCGCTATACGGCTCGAATTCGTAG
- a CDS encoding VOC family protein: MSTAKIGLKTINLVCVPTVEQDKAVAFYESLGFEKRTDIDMGDGYRWVEVYPPEGNTGIALAPPPPESGPVEPTDTGIALTTDDIDATHAAIRELGVDVDDQVARMGDPVPPMFWLRDPTGHTLMVVEA; encoded by the coding sequence ATGAGCACTGCCAAGATCGGCCTGAAGACGATCAACCTGGTGTGTGTGCCGACCGTTGAGCAGGACAAAGCGGTGGCGTTCTACGAGTCGCTGGGCTTCGAGAAGCGAACCGACATCGACATGGGTGATGGCTACCGCTGGGTGGAGGTCTACCCGCCCGAGGGGAATACCGGGATCGCGCTGGCTCCACCGCCGCCGGAGAGTGGGCCGGTCGAGCCGACCGACACCGGCATCGCGCTGACCACCGACGACATCGACGCCACGCACGCTGCGATCCGTGAGCTAGGTGTCGACGTGGACGACCAGGTTGCCCGGATGGGTGACCCGGTTCCGCCGATGTTCTGGCTTCGTGACCCGACCGGGCACACCCTGATGGTGGTGGAGGCTTAA
- a CDS encoding DUF559 domain-containing protein has translation MGELGWPFLGQEALAARAIPERAMRALYEPVYPGVYAPWGVELTARQRAEAAWLWSRRRGVVAGDSAAALLGTKWVSGALDAELVYGSRVPPQKLVVHRDILKPGEVVDVDGIAVTSPARTAFDIGRRTSSRLRALQRLDALANATGVGVAEVEAVIDAHRGARGLNRLRRVLPLVDRGAESPQETRTRLVLIDAGLPRPDTQIVVRDSYGEFVGRVDMGYRQLKVGIEYDGQQHWANPKQRQRDIDRQVGLAEQGWVIIRVSAELLSYRRGTLIARVEDAMYTAGWPGRASANLTTVTRRVAS, from the coding sequence GTGGGCGAATTGGGATGGCCATTCCTGGGTCAGGAGGCGCTGGCCGCCAGGGCCATCCCCGAGCGGGCGATGCGGGCGCTCTACGAACCGGTTTATCCGGGGGTCTACGCGCCATGGGGTGTCGAGCTGACCGCCCGGCAGCGGGCGGAAGCGGCGTGGCTGTGGTCACGGCGCCGGGGGGTAGTCGCGGGTGACTCAGCCGCGGCGCTGCTCGGCACGAAGTGGGTGAGCGGCGCGCTGGACGCCGAGCTGGTGTACGGCAGCCGGGTGCCCCCGCAGAAACTCGTCGTACACCGCGACATCCTGAAGCCGGGTGAGGTGGTAGACGTCGACGGGATTGCGGTCACCTCTCCGGCGCGCACCGCTTTCGACATCGGGCGGCGTACGTCGTCACGGCTTCGGGCACTCCAACGGCTTGACGCACTAGCGAACGCCACCGGCGTCGGGGTTGCGGAAGTCGAGGCCGTCATCGACGCGCATCGTGGCGCGCGGGGCCTGAATCGGCTTCGCCGGGTGCTGCCGCTCGTCGACCGCGGAGCGGAGTCGCCGCAGGAAACGCGTACGCGATTGGTCTTGATCGACGCTGGCTTGCCGCGACCGGACACCCAGATCGTGGTGCGCGACAGCTACGGCGAATTCGTGGGCCGGGTCGATATGGGATACCGACAATTGAAGGTCGGCATCGAATACGACGGTCAGCAGCACTGGGCCAATCCGAAACAGCGGCAACGCGACATCGACCGCCAGGTAGGGCTGGCCGAGCAAGGCTGGGTGATCATCCGGGTCAGCGCGGAGTTGCTGAGCTACCGCCGCGGGACGCTTATTGCCCGGGTGGAGGACGCGATGTATACCGCCGGTTGGCCCGGCCGCGCGAGTGCCAATCTCACGACGGTGACACGGCGTGTCGCGTCGTGA
- a CDS encoding nitronate monooxygenase, translating into MSRIKTPLTQLVGIEHPVVQTGMGWVAGARLVSATANAGGLGILASATMTIDELATAIAKVKAATDKPFGVNIRADGADAGDRVDLMIREGVKVASFALAPKAELIAKLKEAGSVVIPSVGAAKHAKKVASWGADAVIVQGGEGGGHTGPVATTLLLPSVLDAVAGTGVQVIAAGGFFDGRGLAAALSYGATGVAMGTRFLLTSDSTVPDSVKQRYLAADLSGTVVSTRVDGMPHRVLRTELVNKLESGSRARGFSAAIRNAAKFKKMSQMSWPTMVRDGLAMRHGKELTWSQVLMAANTPMLLKAGLVEGNTEAGVLASGQVAGILDSLPSCAELITSIVDEAVEHLRSANSFVV; encoded by the coding sequence ATGAGCCGCATCAAAACCCCGCTGACCCAACTGGTCGGTATCGAACACCCGGTGGTGCAGACCGGGATGGGCTGGGTAGCCGGTGCGCGGCTGGTCTCGGCGACCGCCAATGCCGGCGGGCTGGGCATCCTGGCCTCGGCGACCATGACGATCGATGAGCTGGCCACCGCGATCGCCAAGGTGAAGGCCGCCACCGACAAGCCGTTCGGGGTCAACATCCGTGCCGACGGCGCCGACGCCGGCGACCGGGTGGACCTGATGATCCGCGAGGGCGTCAAGGTGGCGTCGTTTGCGCTGGCGCCCAAGGCCGAGCTGATCGCGAAGCTCAAAGAGGCCGGATCCGTGGTGATCCCGTCAGTGGGCGCGGCCAAGCACGCCAAGAAGGTGGCGTCCTGGGGCGCCGACGCGGTGATCGTGCAGGGCGGAGAGGGCGGCGGGCACACCGGCCCGGTCGCCACCACATTGCTGCTGCCGTCGGTGCTGGACGCGGTTGCCGGTACCGGGGTGCAGGTGATCGCCGCCGGCGGATTCTTCGACGGCCGCGGTCTGGCCGCCGCGCTGTCCTACGGCGCGACCGGCGTCGCGATGGGCACCCGATTCCTGTTGACCAGCGACTCCACCGTTCCGGACTCGGTCAAGCAGCGCTACCTGGCCGCCGACCTGAGCGGCACCGTGGTCTCCACCCGGGTAGACGGCATGCCGCACCGGGTGCTGCGCACTGAACTGGTGAACAAACTTGAAAGCGGTTCGCGGGCACGTGGTTTCAGCGCCGCCATCCGCAACGCCGCCAAGTTCAAGAAGATGTCGCAGATGAGCTGGCCGACCATGGTGCGCGACGGGCTGGCGATGCGGCACGGCAAGGAGCTCACCTGGTCGCAGGTGCTGATGGCCGCCAACACCCCGATGCTGCTCAAAGCCGGCCTGGTAGAAGGCAACACCGAAGCCGGCGTGCTGGCCTCGGGTCAGGTGGCGGGCATCCTGGACAGCCTGCCGTCGTGCGCCGAGCTGATCACCTCGATCGTCGACGAGGCCGTCGAGCACCTGCGCAGCGCCAACTCCTTCGTCGTCTAG
- a CDS encoding CoA-transferase — protein MTDSPTRAEICAVACAELFRDAGEIMASPMATVPSVGARLARLTFSPDLVLTDGEARILADTPAIGKVGPLEGWMPFNRVFETLSWGRRHVIMGANQIDRYGNQNLSAFGALQQPTRQMFGVRGAPGNTINHTTSYWVGAHSSRVFCEAVDIVCGIGYDKVDPANPAFRFFNLGGVVTNLGVFDFGGPSHEMRAVSLHPGVTADEVTENTSFEVHGLAEAAVTREPTVEELRLIREVIDPKSLRDKEVRA, from the coding sequence ATGACCGACTCACCCACACGCGCCGAGATCTGCGCCGTCGCCTGCGCCGAGCTGTTCCGCGACGCCGGCGAAATCATGGCCTCACCCATGGCCACCGTGCCCTCGGTCGGCGCCCGGCTGGCCCGCCTCACCTTCTCCCCCGACCTGGTGCTCACCGACGGGGAGGCCCGCATCCTGGCCGACACCCCGGCGATCGGCAAGGTCGGTCCACTGGAAGGCTGGATGCCGTTCAACCGGGTCTTCGAAACCCTGTCGTGGGGCCGGCGCCATGTGATCATGGGCGCCAACCAGATCGACCGCTACGGCAACCAGAACCTGTCCGCGTTCGGTGCGCTGCAGCAGCCGACCCGGCAGATGTTCGGGGTCCGCGGGGCGCCGGGCAACACCATCAACCACACAACCAGTTACTGGGTGGGCGCGCACTCGTCGCGGGTGTTCTGCGAGGCCGTGGACATCGTCTGCGGCATCGGCTACGACAAGGTGGACCCGGCCAACCCGGCATTCCGGTTCTTCAACCTGGGCGGGGTGGTGACCAACCTCGGTGTGTTCGACTTCGGCGGCCCCTCGCATGAGATGCGTGCGGTCTCGCTGCACCCCGGCGTCACCGCCGACGAGGTCACCGAGAACACCAGCTTCGAGGTGCACGGTCTGGCCGAAGCCGCGGTGACCCGGGAGCCGACCGTCGAAGAGTTGCGGCTGATCCGTGAGGTCATCGACCCCAAGTCATTGCGGGACAAAGAGGTCAGAGCATGA